A region of the Perognathus longimembris pacificus isolate PPM17 chromosome 7, ASM2315922v1, whole genome shotgun sequence genome:
catgcctctaccccAAAAGCtactttttcaaaaatgaaattggTAATGTTTTAATTACCACCTGAGGCACTTTAACTTGGATTCATAGATTTACAAAAGGGATCCCCCCCTCTTACCTGTAGGGGAGAGAGAATACAGTTTTAGTTTTAATGCTCAGGATTTTTTAGGGAGAGAGATTTAAAGTACTTAACAGTGAAATGTACAGTtaccacagaaataaaataacaaaagaataagACCATCACTgttttccctctctctgtcctcttGACCCCCACTGCACATCTAGGCTGGagattttctttctcagaatgaaataaaaagtaataatgtCCCACGCTTGGGTTGAGTGGGCAAGATTAGAGCCAGAGATGAAAAGAAGCACACCTGTAAGAAGCAAGGGCCCAGTGAGCATCTGAAAGGGCAGAGGTGGCGCTGGGCAGTCTGAACAGCAGGCTCTTGGGTAGAAAGATCTGTCCCTACCCTCCCTCCTCAGTGTTCATAGCCTCATTCAGAAATCGCCAGTCGCCTTCTTCCTGACAGAGAAGCATGGTGCCAATCACAGTCTCAAACAATGGCACTGACTGCCTGCTTTATTGACATAAAGTGCTCAATAATGACAACAGCTTCACCCCATACCCACTTTCCTCCTGAACCCTTATTCTGCCCCAACCCCTCCACCTAACAAGATACTTTCCTGCACCTCTGCAATTTCAGGGTACTTTGAGAACCAAACTCCTTCATATAAACATTTTAAGCTGGTGCCTCATAACTTGGTTACCTTCAGAGTCCTGGGTAAAGAGCAAGTTGGGCTGCAGATGTGAGTGAGTGGGACCATCTTGGCACCTAGCCTCAGGTCCATCAGGACGCTGCTCAGGACTCTGCCCTAAACTCTGATTCCAGGTGCTGGTTAAATCTTGAAAAGGAGCTCTGGTGTTGTGGGCAATGACCCTCTGACCTTGAGAGTCTTCAGTGAAAAGTTGACTCCAAGAGTCCTTGTCATGCTTTTCCCTCTTCTGGGAAATTGCAGACAGAGGACAAGGATTTTGTCTTAGTGACTCTGTATTTTCTTCTGCAGTCCAGGATTCCCCATAAGCTTGAAGGTGCTCACGGGCTTGCCTGTTTTCTTTAGCAGACACCTTCCTTTCCAGTTTACTTTTGTCCAGGGGCTGGTGGCATTTACCCCCAGGTGGTTTGTTATGTCCCTCCATGCCCTGATAGTTGGTCTTAGACCCATGAAGCCTTTTCCATTTGTGAGGAGAATTCCCCTTGCCCTCCTTTAGGTCCAGCAAACAATAACTTTCCAAGTCCTGGGCAGAGGAAAAAGCCAATGATTCTTTACTCTCTTGAGCATAGATAGGGATGTCAGATTGGGGCAAACACTGTGCTGTCAAAAATGGAGTTCCCATACAGTGGTGGCCAGAAGTCTGGAAGGACTGAGGAGGAAGTCTAGGTTCCTGGAGGCTGACAGGGGTTGAAGTGGCCAAAGGGAGTTCTATGCAGTTATCCCCTAAGCCCTGGATCAAACAGTCTAGATGGGTTGTATCTTTCTTGGACTCTTCATTGGTCTGACTTTTAATGTGAGATGAAACGCTTCTCCGGTTATTGCCACTCGCCATTCCTGATAAAAcaggaatggataaatggataaattTGTCTACACTGTAGACAAATTGCCCTGAGCAAGATTTTAGTTGTTTCTGAAATCAATACCAGTTATTCTACCACCTTGTGCTTTTGCACTCTTGAAATAACCCTGTAGCTGATCTTGTTTTTAATCACCTAATGATCTTTCACAAAAAACATACATCTTGGCAAGGTGCAGTGATTCAAACCTGTTAATCCCAGATACAATGGAGGCAGAAGTCAGGAGGATCTCAATTTAAGGCCAGCTAGGGTAAAAAGTTACCGgataccccatctcaacaaataaaccagACCTGGGTgtgcctgtactcccagctacagctactcaggagaccatgggtaggaggattatggtccaaggGCGGCTCCAGCAAAAACATAAAAGACCccattagaaaaataattaataattaaagcaaaattgGGTTTGgaagcatagttcaagtggtaaaacaaagAATGAGACAGTACACCTGCTTAGCAAATAGTCTAATATGGCATATGATCAGGCTACAGCCTACTTTTCTAGCTGCTTTTATTTATGTGGTTTAACAAGAAGgggcaataatttttttttaagtttgctaTGGTTTCTACTAAATAGTGATTCCGGACAAAAATCCTTGAATGGAAACTTAAAACATGCTCTGGGTAGAggttgtggcttaagtagcaagctcaaggccctgagttcaaaccccggtattgacagaaaacaaaaatactcatccccccccccaaaaaaaaaataaaataaaaaaatactcatcCCACACTAGTTTTATAATGTCACCAGGATCACATTTAACCATCCAACTCTGAAACATTTTAGTAATGAGACAAAGAACATAGTTTCCCCAGTCCTCCAACATTAGATATTAGGATGCTACTTCAACCAGtgggaataaaaattttaaatcagaaaaCTTCTGAGCATGGTagctcagtttaaagccagctactcagtttaaagccagacagACCAGAAATTCCATGCGATTCtattctcaaattaaccaccaaaaagcttgaagtagagctttggctcaggtgatagtgccagccttgagacaaaaagctaagggacagcacccaggcaacgAGtgaagctccaagaccagcacaagaaggaaggaaggaagagaggggagggggaaagggaggcagggaaggaactAATAATGTCCagcttccccaataaatcagaGGTGGAATGGACCCTGCACTGTCTTGAGAATGAATGGCATGGGATTCCTACCCCACCCAAATTATATGATTACAAAAAGCAGAAtgtcttgattttcatttttccaagAGTTATACTGCAAAAATAATTGTGTGAGAATTCTCCATTTTGAAGAACAGACTATAAAATATACTAGATTTTGTaagtggagttttttttttggaaaaaacttTTCCCtttaaaggcaaaataaaagtttagttttgtttgggGAAGAGAATGCACATTAGAGGTTtatacaagctgggcactggtggctcacacgtataatcctagccactcaggagacagagactcttaccgccaacaaactactctggaagctggaagtgttgctgtggttcaaagtgattgattgctagccttaagcaaaaagcagctcagggacagcaccacccaccaagtaaaaacaaaaggacataatttctcatttttctttttttttttggccagtcctgggcttggactcggggcctgagcactgtccctggcttctttttgctcaaggctagcactcagccacttgagccacagcgccacttctggccattttctgtatatgtggtgctggggagtcgaacccagggcttcatgtataagaggcaagcactcttgccactaggccatatccccagccccctcatttttCATAATACCACAGTTCAGCTAAGTTTACCATAATATACTGGTTTTGGTACATCTCATACATTCCAGAGTGGAGACATGACCACACTCGTTTTGCTCCCTGGATAAAGAAGTATTCCAAAATGGATTGCCATACCTTGCTGCAAGGTGATGAAAGAAGCAATGCTGGTCTGCCGAGTCCCTGCAGATACTCTCTGAGTATAAGAAACGTTAGGCTTTCTCTCTCTAGGAAAAAGCgttaacattttctttcctgGTTTGACGAAATGTGtctgaaaaagggagaaaaaaaatagaacctaTTACTATTAAAAGAGctaccaagggctggggatatggcctagtggcaagagtgcttgcttcgtatacatgaggccctgggttcaattccccagcaccacatatacagaaaatggccagaagtggtgctgtggctcaagtggcagagtgctagccttgagcaaaaagaagccagggacagtgctcaggccctgagtccaagccccaagactggccaaaaaaaaaaaaaacaacaacaaaagagctaCCAAAAACCagatactggtggttcacacctgtaatcctagttattcagggagctgagatctgaagattgcagtaaCCCAgccgggcagaaaaatccccatgagactcttatctccaattaaccattcaaaaaccagaagtggctcaaagtggtagagcgctagtcctgagcaaaagaactcagggacagtgcccaggccctgagttcaaaccccacaacagaccagaaaaaaagaactgccAGACAGGAGGAGTGAGCCATACACCAGTGACTATGGAACTCCATTGGACCCCTGGGCTCCACTCCTCCCCTGCTTTGTAAGTAGTCTGGACACCAGGTCCCCACACTTCCTGCCATCCTAGTGATATTTTTCTCAGGAATCAACAATTTCAACTATAGCTCAGTCTTCTGCTTTCCAAAAGAAGTTAGTCAAGCTGactaaaacattatttaaaaggAATCCAGAGATGATGCACTCTCCATTAGACTTAAGAGTCCTACATGAACAGTTAAGGCATTTTCAATAGaacctgtgggctgggaatatggcttagcggtaaagtgcttgccttgcatgcgtgaagccctgggttcgattcctcagcaccacatacacagaaaaagccagaagtggcactgtggctcaagtggtagagttctagccttgagcaaaaagcagccagggacagtgctcaggccctgagtccaagccccaggattggcgaaaaaaaaaaaaaaaaaggttagcctGTGATTAACATGGCCTCAGTGCCACCGACAGGGCTTGGGTTCAACCCAATcacaattttttttggccagtcctggggcttggactcagggcctgagcactgtccctggcttcctcttgctcaaggctagcactctgccacttgagccacagtgccacttctggccattttctgtatatgtggtgctggggaatcaaacccagggcctcatgtgtacgaggcaagcactcttgccactaggccatgtccccagcccctcacaattCTTTCAGTAGTTGTGTGCAAAGTTGCTAAATTGCTGTCTCAGATGTATCCACCTGTCCCATAGAGCCATTATGAAAATTTAGTGAATGTGTTCACATAAAAGGCTCATTGTTggagctgggaatgaggcttagctatagagtgcttgcctagcatgcacgaagccctgagttcaattcctcagcaccacataaacagaaaaggttggaggtggtgctatgactcaaaaggtagagtgctagccttgagcaaaaagaagccagggacagtgctcatgccctgagtctcaagccctaggactggcattaaaaaaaaaaaaaaaaaccctcctgtttctggcaaaaacaaagcatTCCATACCACCTGGGAAGAACAGCGAAACAGCACCagtgttgtctttttatcctagaATATAGAACCAGAAGATGGGTAAGAGAGGTCTAGGAAGTTTTTATCATATAAGTATAGTTTCATGCTGCTTTAgtgttatgtttttatttctatttgctgCTTGTGGGCATTAAAGGCACACACTACTGAGGCAAACAGTAGCTTGGGGTCCCTGGTTGCCAGGGCAAGACCAGGCCTACTGATCTGTCCTCAGATCTAACTCTAAGACCTACCCCAAGAACCCAAGTGATCTCTCCTAGGGTAGTGTAAAACACTGATAaactaggcgctggtggctcgcgcctgtaatcctagctactcgaggctgagatctgaggattgcggttcaagaCCAGAcgaccaggcaagaaaatccatgagacttttttcttttcttggcattgggggggggggggggtgcgaggggaagttgccagttctggggcttaaactcagggcctgagccctgtccctgacctttttgctcaagacaagccctctaccacttgagccacagctccacatctggagtttcatggatttcttggcccaggctgtctttgagccacatcctcagattttagcttcctgagtagataggattacaggtgccccccgccccccgcacccatgttaatgagactcttttctccaattaactacctaaaagctggaagtggaactcaagtggtagagcaccagcctgaagcaaaaaaagctgagggacaggacacaggtcctgggttcaagccttagTGCACACTGTGCACACACGCGCgtacaattacacacacacacacttgaggttCTTTGTGCTAAAATGAGCTGTTGCAAAGTCCTGAAAACCAGGGGAGTTTCTGGTAATCAGAGGCCCCTCTCTGATGCACATGTGCAGAAGGCAGAACCAAGGATCCTAGAAGTAAACTTGGACCTTCGATGCCTGGGACCTCTGTTCCAGACTATACAATTTCCATAGGGAGTCTGAAGCATACACAGATATACATTTGTTACACAAGCTAAGCTTGTCAGACAACCTATCCCTCTAGACTTCCCATCAAAGGACTGTCCACACCAGACCTAGAACAGCTTTAGCCAGCACTGGGGGATCATGCCTGTtatcttgctactcaggaggctgagatctgagaactgcagcccaggaaagaaagtcttacctccagttaaccaccagaaaactggaagtggttctgtggctcaaagtggtagagcactgtctttgagcaaaaagagctcaggaacagcacccaggaagaACGCAAGTACAAgctccacagctgacaaaaagaaaaatcccagtTCAACTGAAGCCCAAGACTCTCTTATCATGTTCTCTcacatacatttattttcattatgtttCATGTCTTCTCTAGCAAGGCAAAAAGAATCAAGGTTAAACTGCATAAATTTTAAGAAACACATGTAATTAGTAACATAAGATTAGTTCTAGATCACAGGTGACTTCATATTTGGAAACTAAATTGTACTTTAAGCCAGacgccagtggcttatacctgtaatcctagctactcaggaggctaaggcctgaggattacagttcaaagccagcccaaagtcaccccaggcagaaaagtccacatgacattcttatctccaattaaccatcagaaaaacagaagtggcactgtagctcaaaggagTTCACAGAcagtagtgcccaggctctgagttcaagccccatgacccccccccccccaaaaaagtacttTAAGTGgttaagaaaaagaagggaatctCAGCTGTAGAGTTAATGCTTCAGTTTGTACTGGTATGGAACTTTCTCCTTTACCACATACAACTAGAAAACTGGGTTAAAGATACATTGAAAATGAATTCTCAAGCCAGATGctatgttatcctagctacacaggaggctgagatctgaggactgtggttcaaatcttGCcggaaaggaaagtctatgagacactcttatccaaataaccaccaaaaacccagaagtagagctgtgttcaagcggtagagcactggccttgagcaaaacagcaaaaggacagcaaccaggccctgagttcaagcctaaggataggcaccattttttttttaaagtttggcactagtggttcatacctgtaatcctagctactcaggaggctgagatctaaggattgaggttcgaagccagcccaggcaggaaaatccatgagacacatcGCTAATAAACTActtagccagaagtagagtgt
Encoded here:
- the LOC125354745 gene encoding aurora kinase A and ninein-interacting protein, producing the protein MRRRGPEEEACGVWLDAAALKRRKVQTHFVKPGKKMLTLFPRERKPNVSYTQRVSAGTRQTSIASFITLQQGMASGNNRRSVSSHIKSQTNEESKKDTTHLDCLIQGLGDNCIELPLATSTPVSLQEPRLPPQSFQTSGHHCMGTPFLTAQCLPQSDIPIYAQESKESLAFSSAQDLESYCLLDLKEGKGNSPHKWKRLHGSKTNYQGMEGHNKPPGGKCHQPLDKSKLERKVSAKENRQAREHLQAYGESWTAEENTESLRQNPCPLSAISQKREKHDKDSWSQLFTEDSQGQRVIAHNTRAPFQDLTSTWNQSLGQSPEQRPDGPEARCQDGPTHSHLQPNLLFTQDSEGNQVMRHQLKMFI